From the Micromonospora echinospora genome, the window GGTACGCGTCGGAGCCGACGCCGGACGCCGCGACGGTTAGAGTGACCGGCGTGACGACGCTGCCCGACCGCCGGCTCCTGCTGGTCCACGCCCACCCCGACGACGAGTCGATCGGCACCGGGTCGACGATGGCGCACTACGCCGCCACCGGTGCCCACGTCACGCTGGTGACCTGCACCCTCGGTGAGGAGGGTGAGATCCATGTGCCGGAGCTGGCCGGGCTCGCCGCCGCCGAGGCCGACCAGCTCGGCGGGTACCGGATCGCGGAGCTGGCCGCCGCCTGCGCGGCGCTCGGCGTCACCGACCACCGTTTCCTCGGCGGCGCGGGGCGCTACCGTGACTCCGGCATGATGGGCCTGGCCACCAACGACCATCCCCGCGCCTTCTGGCAGGCCGACCTGGACGAGGCCGCCGGGCATCTGGTGGAGATCATGCGAGAGGTACGCCCCCAGGTCCTCGTCACGTACGACGAGAACGGCTTCTACGGCCACCCCGACCACATCCAGGCGCACCGGGTGGCGATGCGGGCCGTCGAACTGGCCCGGGCCGAGGGGTTCGCCCCCGCCAAGGTCTACTGGACGGCGATGCCGATCAGCGTGCTGGAAGCCGGCCTGACCCACTTCGCCGACTCGTCGGACAACCCCTTCGCTGACGTCACCGACCTCTCCGAGCTGCCCTTCGGCACCCCGGACAAGGACATCGCGGCGCGGATCGACGCCACCGACCAGCACGTCGCCAAGGAGGCGGCGATGCGGGCGCACGCCACGCAGATCCCGGAGACCTCCTGGCTGTACTCGATCGCCGGCAACTTCGGCAGCGAGTTCATGGGCGTGGAGTTCTTCTTCCTCGCGGTCGGCGAGAAGGGACCGGGCAGTGGCCCGTACGGCTGGGAGGACGACCTCTTCGCCGGGCTGGCCGCGACGACATCACAGGACGCCGGCGCGTCGGCCGGTTCCCGGTGACCCTGCCCACCGTGTCGATGTCGGTCACTCCGGAGCCGGACCAGGTCGAGCCGCCGCCACCCGGGCAGGCGGTGCGGGTGCTCGACCTGGTGCTGAGGGTGGCCGGCGGCGCGCTGGCCGCCTTCGGAGGCGTGCTGACGGCGGTGGTGGAGCTGGTGCTCGCCGGGGTCCGGGTGGGCGGGCACCTCATCGGCGTGTCGGTGCCGGTGGTGATCGTGGCGAACGTCGCCCTGGGCTGGTTCGCCCACGTCACCGTGGGACGCCGGTGGGCGGTGGTCCTTCCGGCGGTGCCCTGGTTCGGGATGATGGTCGTGGCGGCCGGGCGCACGGACGAGGGCGACGTGCTCCTCTCCGGGGACAACTGGGTCGGCCTGGCGATGATCGTGGCGGGCGCGATGACGTTCGCCGTGCTGGGTTTCCGGCTGATGCTGGCTCCGCCGGCCCGGACGGACACGTGACGCCGCCCCCACCCGGGTGGTAGATATTCCTGCCAGGAAGCCTGCCGTCAGGGCGGGCGGTACGGCGGGAGGCGTGCGATGAGGGACCGGTGGCGGCCGATCGGCGTGCTGGCGGGCGGGCTGTTCGCGGTCAACGTGGTCGCCCGGCTGGTGACCCGGTTCGCTTTCGACGAGGATCCGGTCGCCGCCGACCGGGTCTCGCTGGCCATGTTCCTGCTGATCGGGGTGATCCTCGCGGCCGTCACCTTCACCTGGGCCCGACGTAGCGCGGTGGCCCAGTGGGGTGGCGACCTCGCCACCGCCGTCGTGGCCGCGATGCTGGCGACGATCCTGATCGGTCCGTTGCTGGTCGGCAACAACCCGTTCGCCGGCGGTGCGGGCACCTTCTTCGCCCAGCTCGGGCTCTACCTGCTGGCGACCGGGGCCGGCATCCTGATCGGCTACCTGATCGTCGTGGCGCTTGGTATCGACCACCGGTCCCAGCAGCTCAAGCGGTACGCCGAGGGCAAGGCCGCCAAGCCGCGCCGCCCCGTCCGCCGCTGACCCGGCACCGCCCCGGTCGCCCTTCGCCGGCCCGCGCCGACCGGTAGCGGGCCCTGGCGGGGCGGACGATGGGTACGGAGACGCTTTGGAGCTGCCCCGTCTCTGCGCCCATCCGCTGTCCTGTCTCTGGGCCCACCCGGTGCCCCGTCTCTGCGCCGACCCGGTGCCCTGTTTCGGCGCCCACGTGGTGTCCTGTCTTTGCGCCCACTCGCTGCTCCGGCTGTGCGCCCCGGTGCCGGTCTGCGTCACCGCCCGCTGCCCCGTCTGTGCGGGCAGCTCTAAAGGGCGCGTGGTGCGAACATGCCCCGCCCGGCGTGCAGCCAGCCGGCACGCAATGTGACCCTGCCCCGCGCGGGCGGGCCAGCCGGCACGCGGTGCGACCCTGCCCCGCGCGGCGGCCAGCCGGCACGCGGGGCGACCCGTCGGTGCGGTGGCCGACAGGTGCGGGGTGGGGCCGGGTCGTGGTCAGGCGGGGGCGACCCGGGTCAGGTAGGTGTGGTGGGTGGTGAAGCCGAGGCTCCGGTAGAGGGTGACGGCCGGGGTGTTGCGCTGCTCGACCTGGAGGAAGACGTCCGTGGCACCGGAGTCGGCACCCCAGTCGGCGAGCGCCCGGACCACCTGCCGGGCCAGCCCACGGCCCCGGAAGGCGGGCACCACCTCGATCAGGCTCAACCCCAGCCAGCGGCCCTGCCCGGTGACCGTGCCCCGACCGACCGCGGCGAGCGTGCCGTCAACGTACAGGTGGGCGAAGCGGAGCCGGTCCACGGCGGTGAGCACGTGGCGCGCGGCGTCGGGGAGGCCTCCCTTGCGCCCGGCGGCGACCGCGAGCCACTCCGCCGACGGGAGGGTCGCCAGCTCCACCCCGGGCCCGGCCGGGTCGGACACCGGGAGCGTCGCCCGCAGCCGGTCCAGGGTCACGGTCTGCACGATGGTGAGCGGTCGGGCCCCCCAGCCGCGCGCGTCCAGTTCCGCTCCCACCGGGGTGGCCAGCGGTAGCGGCGTGTTGACCATCGCGGGCTGCCCCTGGTCGGCGTACCAACGTTCGACGGCGTCGAGGGCGGCCGGCAGCGGCCGGTCCGGGTCGCCGATCGGCAGCGCCGTGTTGGCGCGTCCGGTCCAGCCGGCGGCGCTGCGCAGCAGCCAGTCGCCGAGGCGTCCGCGTACCGGGGCGGGCCAGGCCTCGTCGGCGGCGAGTTCCAGGGCGACCACCGCGGCGGCGGTCGGCCGGCGGGCCGCCGGTACCCGTTTCGCCCGGTGCACCTCGTCCCGGGGCACCTGGACCCGACCCTGGTCGGTGGCCAGAGTGATGTGGGTCTCATTCAGCTCGACCAATTCTCCCAGCGCGTCGGAGAAGAGGGGGCGGCCCTCACGAATCCCCACAATCCGACGGACCACGATCCGATGTCCCACATCCTGCTGTCGGAGCACGATCGACCTCCTCCCCGGCGAGATACTAGGCTCTTACCGTCGCGGCGGATCGCGACGCGTCTTGCGGAGGAGAAGACCGGTGACCTACATCATCGCCGAACCGTGCGTGGATGTACTCGACAAGGCATGCATCGAGGAGTGCCCGGTCGACTGCATCTACGAGGGCAACCGGATGCTCTACATCCACCCCGACGAGTGCGTCGACTGTGGTGCCTGTGAGCCGGTCTGCCCGGTCGAGGCGATCTTCTACGAGGACGACGTCCCGGAGAACTGGAAGGACTACACCTCGGCGAACTACGAGTTCTTCGAGGACCTCGGCTCCCCGGGCGGCGCCTCGAAGATCGGCAAGATCGAGAAGGACGCCACCTTCGTGGCCGCCCAGCCGCCACGCGGAGAGGGCCACTGAACCGGCCCGCGCCGGTCTCGTCGCGGCTGCCCGAGTTCACCTGGGACACCCTGGACGCCGCGGCCGCACTGGCCGCGGCGCATCCGGACGGGATGATCAACCTCTCGATCGGCACTCCGGTCGACCCGGTGCCCGAGGTGATCCGTCAGGCCCTGGCGGGCGCGTCCGACGCACCCGGGTATCCGCTCACCGTGGGCACGCCCGCGCTGCGGGAGGCCATCGCCGCCTGGGTGGGGCGCACCTGCGGCGCGGCCGAGGGGTTCGGCGTGCTCCCGACGATCGGCTCCAAGGAGCTGGTCGCCTGGCTGCCGACCCTGCTCGGCATCGGCCCGGGTGACGTGGTCGTGGTGCCGCCGGTCTGTTACCCCACCTACTCCGACGGGGTCCGGCTGGTCGGGGCCACCGAGGTGCGGACCGACTCGCTGACCGCGGTCGGGCCGACCTCCCGGGTGCGCCTGGTCTGGGTGAACTCGCCGGCCAACCCGACCGGCCGGGTGCTGCCCGCCGCACACCTGCGCAAGGTGGTCGAGTGGGCGCGTGAGCGGGGCGCGGTGGTGGCCAGCGACGAGTGCTACCTGCCGCTGGGCTGGTCCGCCGACGCGGAACCGGTGTCGGTGCTCTCGCCCGAGGTCTGCGGCGGCTCGTACGACGGCGTCCTCGCCGTGCACTCGCTCTCCAAGCGGTCCAACCTCGCCGGGTACCGCGCGGGGCTGGTCGCCGGCGACCCGGCCCTGGTGGCCGAGCTGCTCAAGGTCCGTAAGCACGCCGGCATGATCGTGCCGGCGCCGGTGCAGGCCGCGATGGTGGCGGCGTTGACCGACGACCGGCACGCCGACGAGCAGCGGGAACGCTACCGCGCTCGGCGGGAGGCGCTGCTCGCCGCGTTCACCGGGGCGGGGTTCACCGTCGAGCACTCCGAGGCCGGGCTCTACCTCTGGCTCAGCCGGGGTGGCGAGGAGTGCTGGCAGACCGTCGACTGGCTGGCCCGGCGGGGCATCCTGGCCGCTGCGGGGGCGCTCTACGGGCCCGGTGGCAGCCACCATGTCCGGATCGCGTTCACCGCCACCGACGAGCAGGTCGCCGCGGTTCCCGGCCGGCTCGCCGAAGCCTAGGTCGGGTCGACCCGGACCCGTACCGAGCGGAACCCGAGGTACGCAGATGGTGGCAAGCCCCGGCACGCGGCCCCGGGTCGCGGTGGTCGGCACCGGTCTGATCGGTGGTTCGATCCTGCTCGGGCTGCACCGGGCCGGTCTCGACGTGTCCGGCTGGGACCCGGACCCGGCGACCCGGCAGGTGGTCCGCGACGCCGGGGTGACCTGCCCGGACGAACTGACCGCAGCGGTGGACGACCGGACGGTGGTCTTCCTCTGCGGCCCACTGCCGACCCTGCCGGAGACGTTGCGCACGGTCGCCGCAGCGGTCGGTGCGGACTGCGTCCTCACCGACGTGGGAAGCACCAAGGGCACGGTGGCGGAGTTCGCCGCCGCACACGGGCTGACCGACCGGTTCGTGCCGGGTCACCCGATGGCCGGCACCGACCGGGCCGGTATCGGCGCGGCCGTGCCCGACCTGTTCGACGGCGCGGCCTGGGTGCTCTGCCCGACCCGGGACGGCCTGCCCGCGTTCCGCCGGCTCGCCGAGATGCTGGTGACGGTCTTCGCGGCCCGGGTGGTGCCGATGGCGCCGGACGAGCACGACGCGGTGGCGGCCCTCGCCTCGCACGTGCCGCACCTGCTGGCCGGGGCGCTGGCCGGGGCGACCGGCCGGTCCGCGCTGCGGGACGCCGTGCTGGCCCTGGCGGCCGGGAGCTTCCGGGACGGCACCCGGGTGGCCGGCACCCCGGCCGAGCGGACGGCGAACATGCTGCTCGGTAACCGGGACCACGTCCTGCGGGAGCTGGCCGCCGTCCGGGCCTTCCTGGACGAGCTGACCGCCGCGCTCGGCGACGCCGACGCCGAGGCGCTCACCGCCGGTCACCGGGAGGCCCGCGTCACCCGGACGGCCCTGTTCGACCGTCCGTTCACCTCCTCCCGGCACGAGTTCCCGACCACTGCCGGAGCGACCGGTCGGGACGACGACGAGCTGGGGTTCCTGCTCGCCCTCGGGGCCGCCGGGGGACACCTCGGCGACTGCCGGGTCACCGGGAGGGCCGTGCGGTACACCGCGCACCGGCCGGCGGGGTCGGCGGCACGCGGTTAGGGTGAGCACATGGTGGACGGACCGGTCGTGACGGTACGCGGCGAGGCGTACCGGGAGGTGGCACCCGAGATCGCCCGCTTCACGGTCACCGCGATGGCCCGGGACAAGGACCGCGAAGTGACCCTGACCCGGCTGGCCGAGCGGGCCGCCGCGATCCGGGTGCTGCTCGACGGCCAGGGTTCCGCGGTGGACCGCCGGGAGACCGGTGAGCTGCGGGTCCGGCCCGAGTTGAAGCGCTCCGGCGAACGGGTGGTCGCGTACCACGGCAGCGTCACCACCACCGTGACGGTCACCGACTTCGCCGCCCTCGGCGAACTGATGCTCCGCCTGGCCGACCAGGACCAGGTCTCGGTCGCCGGCCCGTGGTGGTCGCTGCGGCCGGACAGCCCGGTGCACCGGGAGGCGCGGCAGGCCGCCATCGCCGAGGCGCTGAGCCGGGCCCGGGAGTACGCCGAAGCGCTGGGCGCCCGGGTGACCGGCCTGATCGAACTCTCCGACTCCGGGATGGCCGCCCAGCCGATGACGTTCCGGGCGGCCGGCTTCACCGGCGCGACGGAGGCGGGCGGTGGCCCCGAGATCGACCTCGACCCGCAGCAGCAGACCGTGCAGGCTGCCGTCGAAGCACGGTTCGCGATCAGCGAGCCGGTGTTGGACTGATGCCCCGGCAGCCCGGTTCCGGCCCGGTCCCGGCCCGGGAGTGCCACGTCGACGAGCTGGTGACCCGGGCCCGGGAGTTGGCCGCCGCCGGCCCCCGACAGCTGCTCGGCATCGCCGGGGCGCCCGGGGCGGGGAAGTCGACCCTCGCCGAACGGGTCGTCGCCGGGGTCGGTTCGACCGCCCGGCTGGTGCCGATGGACGGTTTCCACCTGGCCCAGGCGGAACTGCGCCGGCTCGGCCTGGCCGACCGCAAGGGGGCGGTGGACACCTTCGACGCGTACGGTTACGCCGCGTTGCTGCGCCGGCTGCACCGGCTGGAGCCGGTCCCTGTCTACGCGCCGGCCTTCCACCGGGACATCGAGGAGGCGGTCGCCGGGTCGATCGCGGTGCCGCCCTGGGTGACGCTCGTGGTGACCGAGGGCAACTACCTCCTCCTCCCCGAGGACCCGTGGGACGAGGTCCGCACCCTGCTGCACGACGCCTGGTTCCTCGACCTCGACGCCGAGCTGCGACTGCGCCGGCTCACCGACCGGCACGTCGCGTACGGCCGCTCGCCGGCCGAGGCGGAACGCTGGGCGCGCGGGTCCGACGAGGCCAACGCGGCCCTGGTGGCCGGCACCGCGCACCGCGCCGACCTGGTCGTCCGGCTAGCCGACCCCCTCCCGGGGTGACGGGACGGCCCCGCGCAGCCCAGCGGCCACCCGTTCCCGCTCGACGAGGAACTCCGGGGAGTCCGGGTATCCGCCATGGCTGCGGATCGGCGGGTCGACGACCTCTCCGCCGGTCGGGTGCAGCCCTTCCGGGTCCCGCACGGTGACCTGCCGGCGGGCGGCGGGCACCGGCCAGCCCAACGGGTCGGTCTCCCGCCAGAAGTTCGTCCAGCCGGCCCGGCCGTGCCGGTCGGTGAGCGCGTCGGCCAGCACCGGCAGCCGGCGGGGACCGAAGTACGCCGGGAACACCCGCCCGTAGAGCCGGGTCAGCTGGCAGCCGTACGAGAAGAACCGGACCCGGCGCCGCCAGCGGGCCGGTAGTTGGAGGAGCACGGCCGCGCAGATCACCGCGCCCTGGCTGTGCCCGGAGAGGATGATGCCCGCCACCCGGCGCGGATCGTCCTCGGGCAGGGCCAGCAGGCCGGCGGTCCGGGTCTGCAACTCCGGTACCGCCCGTTCGGCGTAGCTGGGCGGGGCGAACGGATGGGCGGTCCGGGGCCAGAACGTGCCGACGTCCCAGAGCACGCCGACCGACCGGCGGACGGTGTCGTTGCGGTACACCAGCAGGCCGAGCGTCGCGACCAGCACGGGCAGCCAGCCGAGGAGCCGGTCGCCGGCGTCGGTCGCCCCGTCGACCAGCACCGACCAGCCGCTGTCCGACATGCCGTGCGGGTGCACCCCGGAGAGCGCGGCGACGCAGCCGAGCGCGGCGAGGACGAGCAGCGCCGTGCCGCCCCATCCGACGAGCGGGATCGCGTGTTCGCCGACGAGCCGGTGCAGCGCGCGGAACGTGCTCACGTCCCGGCAGCGGCGCAGGTCGTGGGCGGAGAGGCGGTGGCCGGGCCGGCTGAGACGCGCGTACTCCCGGCGGCGCAGCCGGGCGAAGAGGACCCCGGCGTGGACGGCGGTGGCGAGGACGACCAGCAGCGAGCCGCCGAACACCAGCCCGGCCCAGGTCACCGGCACCGGCGGGACGACGGCCAGCCGGTCGGCGGGGTTGAGCCGGTTGCCGACCCAGTAGACCGCGCCCGTGCAGTAGGCGACGGCCAGCAGCCAGCCGAGTCCGGCGATGAGCATCGGGCCCCGGCCGCCCCAGGCCAGCCCGGCGTGTCCCGCTTCCGGCGGGTCGACCGGGGTGGCCCGGGGAAGGAGAAGTCCGGTGCCGGCCACGGCGATCGCCGGGCCCACCAGCATCCAGAGGGCGAGCCCCTCGGGTGTGGCGGGCAACCCGGGCAGCCAGCCGGACCACCAGGCGACCCCCGCCACCAGGGCGAGCGCCGCGCCGGCCGGGGCGACCAGCGCCCGTCGCCCCGAGCGGGACACCGTGCCGATCGCGACCAGCAGGAACAACTGCCCGACGCCCCATCCGGCGATCAGCTCGTCGTAGCCGGGCAGGGAGTGGTCGGCCCGGCAGCCGGGTGCGGCCGGCGCGGCGGCGCAGCCCCGTGGCGGGCGCAGCTCGGCGAGCGGGATGCCGGCCGGGCCGTCGGGCAGGAGCAGGAGGGCGAAGGTGCCGGCCAGCCCGCCCAGCGTGCTGACCACGACCAGGGCGCTGTACGGCCCGAGCGGCGTCCGTCCGCCGCGTCGGGTGAGGTAGGGCCGGCCGAGGGCCACCACGGCCACCGCCACCGGGAGCACCAGCAGGATCACGGTGAGGCCGGCGAGGGCGGCCCGTGGTCCCGCCGGCGGGTCCATGACCAGCACCGCGCCGAGCGGCACCGCCGCCGCGACGGCTGTGCCGGTGCAGAGGTGCAGCACGGCGGCCCGCCGCAGCTGCCCCTCGCCGCACCAGAAGGTGGGGTCCTGCAACGGGTTGACCATCGGCACCCCGACCGGGGGGACGACGCCCGGCCCGACCGGCATCTCCGCCTCGTACTGGTAGGTGCGCCAACTCAGCAGTCCGACCAGCGCGATCAGGGCGAGCGGCACCAGCAGCCCGACGGCGAGCGCGTGCGCGTCCTCGCTCCACCAGCCGTGTCCGAGGAACTCCCAGGGGCCGGGCACCCGGCGCAGACAGCTCCGGTCCACGCACTGCCAGCCGATCAGGTCGACCCCGACGCCGGTGGCGGCGAGGACCAGGGTGCCGGTCAGGCTGAGGCAGAACAACCGGATCAGCCAGCCGGCGACGCCGGCCCGGCCGGACCACCGTTCCCGGTCCGGGTCGGCGGGGATCTCCGGCCGGGCATGCAGCGCGACGTTGGCGAGGGTGAACGGGAGCAGCACCGTCCAGAGCGCGCGTTCGACGTCCCGCGCGGTGCGCGCGCCCGAGGTGAGTCGACCCCAGCTGTACGCCTCGACGGTGACCGGTTCGTCCGGGTCGGCCCGTGGGTGGCGGTAGAAGCCGGTGACGTCGTCCCCGGCGACGAGCCACGGCTGCGGGGCCGGCTCACCCGGCTCCGGCAGCAGGCCCAGCAGCTCGTCCGGCGGCGTGTTCGACACGCCGTGTACGCGTAGTTCGAGCACCCGACCAGCCATCGCCTGCCTCCCGGTGACCGCGTCACTACTCAGAGTGCTCCTGTGGGGCCGGGTGGGGCCAGTAATTCTGGTGGTTTTTGCAGCTCAGGCCGGATATTTGTGAGTCAGTCCAGGGTGCGCACCGCCCGGGCGGGGTTGCCGACCGCCACCACGTTCGGCGGGAGGTCCCGGGTGACCACCGCGCCGGCGCCCACCACCGTGTTGTCGCCGATGGTGACCCCGGCGAGCACGATCACCCCGCCGCCGAGCCAGACGTTGTCGCCGAGGGTGATCGGTTGGGCGGCCTCCCACTTGTCGCGGCGAGGCTCCGGTTCGACCGGGTGGGTCGCGGTGAGCAGTTGCACGTTCGGTCCGATCTGCACGTCCGCGCCGATGGTGATCGGGGCGACGTCCAGGAAGACCGCGTTGAAGTTGACGAACCCGCGCGGCCCGATGGTGATCCGGGAGCCGTAGTCGCAGTGGAACGGTGGCCGGACCCAGGTGCCCTCGCCGACCTCGCCGAGCAGTTCACGGAGGGCGGCGAGCCGACCCTCGGGGTCGTCCGCGCGGCTGCCGTTGAACCGCTCCATCGCGATGGCGGCCCGGTCCAGTTCGGCGACGATCTCGGGGTCGTCCGCCCGGTACAGCTCACCGGCGAGCATGCGTTCTCTCATCGACGTCACGCGTCGAGCATGCCGGACGCACGGTCGGCAGGCCAGAAAGGTTGCGCCCGTTTCCCCCTTTTCCGGTCGGATCAAGGACATTTTGCGGGGATCCGGTGTGGAAACGTGGGTCCGGCCGTGTCGATGTGATCAGCATCGACGAGAACTCCTCAAGGAGGTCGCGTGCCACGAACACGGAAATGCATCGGTGCCGGGCTGGTCCTGGGTCTGCTGCTCGGGGCGGCCACGGCCGTACCCGCGTCGTCCGCCCCAGCCGCGATCGCTCCCGGGCCGACGGTGTCGCCCGCCAGCGCCCCGGCCCCGACCACGGGTGCCGGACGTCCGGTCACGGTCACGCTGCTCACCGGCGACCGGGTCACGGTCACCGGTGGCACCGCGGTCAGCGTCCGTCCGGGCCCCGGGCGGGCGGGCATGACCTTCGTGACCCGGCGGACGGGGGACCACATCTCCGTCCTGCCCCGGGACGCGGTGCACCTGGTCCGGTCCGGTCGGGTGGACCAGCGGCTCTTCGACGTCACCGAACTGGTCTCCGCCGGGTACGACGACGCGCGGCGGGACACCCTGCCGCTGCTGCTGCGGTACCGGAGTGGAGCGGACCGGAAGGCTCCCGTGGCCGGCACCCGGGTGACCCGGGACCTGCCCGCCATCGGCGGCGCGGCGGTCCAGGCCACGAAGGACCGGGCCGCCGCCGTCTGGACGGCGCTCACCACCGGCACGGCCGGCAACCGGGTCGACACGGCGGGGGGCGTCGACCGGATCTGGCTGGACGGCCGGCGTCGGGTGGTTCTCGACCGGAGCGTGGCCCAGATCGGTGCCCCGGAGGCGCACCGCGACGGGTGGACCGGTCGGGGCGTCCGGGTGGCGGTGCTCGACACCGGCGTCGACGCCACCCATCCGGATCTCGCCGGCCGGGTCGCGGAGAGCCGCAACTTCAGCGAGACCACCGACGGAGACGACACGGTCGGGCACGGCACCCACGTGGCGTCGATCATCGCCGGGAGCGGAGCCGCG encodes:
- a CDS encoding SIMPL domain-containing protein, which encodes MVDGPVVTVRGEAYREVAPEIARFTVTAMARDKDREVTLTRLAERAAAIRVLLDGQGSAVDRRETGELRVRPELKRSGERVVAYHGSVTTTVTVTDFAALGELMLRLADQDQVSVAGPWWSLRPDSPVHREARQAAIAEALSRAREYAEALGARVTGLIELSDSGMAAQPMTFRAAGFTGATEAGGGPEIDLDPQQQTVQAAVEARFAISEPVLD
- a CDS encoding prephenate dehydrogenase, with product MVASPGTRPRVAVVGTGLIGGSILLGLHRAGLDVSGWDPDPATRQVVRDAGVTCPDELTAAVDDRTVVFLCGPLPTLPETLRTVAAAVGADCVLTDVGSTKGTVAEFAAAHGLTDRFVPGHPMAGTDRAGIGAAVPDLFDGAAWVLCPTRDGLPAFRRLAEMLVTVFAARVVPMAPDEHDAVAALASHVPHLLAGALAGATGRSALRDAVLALAAGSFRDGTRVAGTPAERTANMLLGNRDHVLRELAAVRAFLDELTAALGDADAEALTAGHREARVTRTALFDRPFTSSRHEFPTTAGATGRDDDELGFLLALGAAGGHLGDCRVTGRAVRYTAHRPAGSAARG
- a CDS encoding nucleoside/nucleotide kinase family protein yields the protein MPRQPGSGPVPARECHVDELVTRARELAAAGPRQLLGIAGAPGAGKSTLAERVVAGVGSTARLVPMDGFHLAQAELRRLGLADRKGAVDTFDAYGYAALLRRLHRLEPVPVYAPAFHRDIEEAVAGSIAVPPWVTLVVTEGNYLLLPEDPWDEVRTLLHDAWFLDLDAELRLRRLTDRHVAYGRSPAEAERWARGSDEANAALVAGTAHRADLVVRLADPLPG
- the dapC gene encoding succinyldiaminopimelate transaminase; translated protein: MNRPAPVSSRLPEFTWDTLDAAAALAAAHPDGMINLSIGTPVDPVPEVIRQALAGASDAPGYPLTVGTPALREAIAAWVGRTCGAAEGFGVLPTIGSKELVAWLPTLLGIGPGDVVVVPPVCYPTYSDGVRLVGATEVRTDSLTAVGPTSRVRLVWVNSPANPTGRVLPAAHLRKVVEWARERGAVVASDECYLPLGWSADAEPVSVLSPEVCGGSYDGVLAVHSLSKRSNLAGYRAGLVAGDPALVAELLKVRKHAGMIVPAPVQAAMVAALTDDRHADEQRERYRARREALLAAFTGAGFTVEHSEAGLYLWLSRGGEECWQTVDWLARRGILAAAGALYGPGGSHHVRIAFTATDEQVAAVPGRLAEA
- the mshB gene encoding N-acetyl-1-D-myo-inositol-2-amino-2-deoxy-alpha-D-glucopyranoside deacetylase, which encodes MTGVTTLPDRRLLLVHAHPDDESIGTGSTMAHYAATGAHVTLVTCTLGEEGEIHVPELAGLAAAEADQLGGYRIAELAAACAALGVTDHRFLGGAGRYRDSGMMGLATNDHPRAFWQADLDEAAGHLVEIMREVRPQVLVTYDENGFYGHPDHIQAHRVAMRAVELARAEGFAPAKVYWTAMPISVLEAGLTHFADSSDNPFADVTDLSELPFGTPDKDIAARIDATDQHVAKEAAMRAHATQIPETSWLYSIAGNFGSEFMGVEFFFLAVGEKGPGSGPYGWEDDLFAGLAATTSQDAGASAGSR
- the fdxA gene encoding ferredoxin; protein product: MTYIIAEPCVDVLDKACIEECPVDCIYEGNRMLYIHPDECVDCGACEPVCPVEAIFYEDDVPENWKDYTSANYEFFEDLGSPGGASKIGKIEKDATFVAAQPPRGEGH
- a CDS encoding sugar O-acetyltransferase; its protein translation is MTSMRERMLAGELYRADDPEIVAELDRAAIAMERFNGSRADDPEGRLAALRELLGEVGEGTWVRPPFHCDYGSRITIGPRGFVNFNAVFLDVAPITIGADVQIGPNVQLLTATHPVEPEPRRDKWEAAQPITLGDNVWLGGGVIVLAGVTIGDNTVVGAGAVVTRDLPPNVVAVGNPARAVRTLD
- a CDS encoding GNAT family N-acetyltransferase yields the protein MLRQQDVGHRIVVRRIVGIREGRPLFSDALGELVELNETHITLATDQGRVQVPRDEVHRAKRVPAARRPTAAAVVALELAADEAWPAPVRGRLGDWLLRSAAGWTGRANTALPIGDPDRPLPAALDAVERWYADQGQPAMVNTPLPLATPVGAELDARGWGARPLTIVQTVTLDRLRATLPVSDPAGPGVELATLPSAEWLAVAAGRKGGLPDAARHVLTAVDRLRFAHLYVDGTLAAVGRGTVTGQGRWLGLSLIEVVPAFRGRGLARQVVRALADWGADSGATDVFLQVEQRNTPAVTLYRSLGFTTHHTYLTRVAPA